In the genome of bacterium, the window CTGGCGATCACCGACCCCGACGCCCTGACGCAACTGGCGGACCTCGCCGAGGGCGGCGACCGGCGGCTGGAGGTGCGCCTGTTCTGCGGCGGGTCGGTTGCGTTCCACCCGAAGGCGTACATCTTCTGGTCCAGCGCCGGCGAGGCCGCCGCCGGCTCCGTGGGCTAGAACGCCGCATCAGTCAGTATCCCCACGGTTGTCGGGCCAATACGACGCCGACCACTGACACGGCTCCCCACTCCTCGTGGAGGCGTCTGGCGACCCCGTTGAGTTGGAGGCCCGTTGTGCAGATGTCGTCGTAGAGGATGACTCGGCTCCCGGTGATGCGCTCGGGATGCTGTAGCCGGAGGGCGGAGGCGTGCTCGGTCGCCGCACGTCTCTTCACGTCGAACATCTGACCGGCTGACTGGACCGTCTCCTCCTCCTTCACGAGAGTGGGGGAGTCCGGATCGTCGAATGGCCACCTGTCGTGGAAGTCCTGTAGCGCGGCTATCTGGATCACCTCCGCGTTGTGCTCGCGTCCGGGATGGCCAGGGTTGGCGATGATCAAGTCCACGTCGTTGGGGCGCCAGCTGTTGTTGAGGTGGCCGATGAGTAGCCGGGCGAAGATGAGAGCCCAGCCTCGCTTCTTCTCATACTTGAATCGCCGGATCACCCGATCGAGTGGGTCGGTGTGCAGTGCGATGGCTTCGATGCGCTCGAGGTGGGGCCGACCGGCCTTACCCGTGCAGAGGTTGTTGAAGCAACTGCCTTGGTCGATCTCCTGCGAGCAGATGGGGCAGGGGTGTTGGATCGACTGCAAAGTCTCAGCGGCGCAAGTGACGCAGACGTGCCATGGCCCGTGCTGCGCGTACGGCAGCCTGGGCAATCGGGAAAGTCGGACCGGTCGAGCGGTGTTGCCATCGACCTGCGCTAGAGGGCGAACGGTTCGAGGTGTAGCTCTTTGCTCGCTCTCAGCAGCTGATCGGCGTCCACGAGTTCGCGGGCGAGGTCATCGAAGTGTCCGACCGGGGTTGCCCGGCCGCGATCGAGCATCTTTTTCGCCCACTCCTGTGAGGTGGCCAGAGACTTGACGAGGAAGACCTGCTTGCCGTGCTCATAGGCCAGCCGGGCCTGCATTCTCGCGCCGGACTTCTGCGACGCCTCGATCACAACCGTTCCCTGCGAGATGCCCGAGGTGACCTCGTTGCGCTTGGGGAACGACCAGGCGGAGGGCTTGGCCGTCGGGAAGAACTGGGACACGACGACCCCGCCGGTGTCGACGATCTCCTCGACGAGTTCGGCGTTCTCTGCGGGGTACACCATGTTGATCCCGGTGCCGAAGACTGCGATCGTGCGGCCACCGGCATCGAGTGCCGCCCTGTGCGCGGCGGTGTCGATCCCCCGGGCGAGCCCCGAAACGATGGACACGCCGTGTTCGGCGAGCTTGCGCGCCATCGCACGCGCACGATTGAGACCCTCGGCGGTGGCGTTGCGCGTGCCGACGACGGCGATCGACTGTGCGTCCAGGTGGGGGTCGAGGACGCCCCGATAGAACAGGAATGGCGGGAGATTGTGGATGAACCGCAGATTCGTCGGGTAGTCGTCGTCGAGGACGGTGGTCATCCGCGCCCCGTGTGCTGAGGCTGCCTCGAGTTCTGCGTCGGCCCGGTCGTAGGCGCTGGCCCACCGCACCGGCGACGCCGTGGTAATCAACCAGTAGGTGCGGTGCGCCCGCTCGCTGGACTCGATCACCTTGCCCTCTTTGAGGGCGTCCAGGGTCCGTTCCCGGTGGGCCTGCCGGGCGATGACCCCCCAATCGCAGCGGTCGCCCCCGTCGGTCAGGGAGCAGAGCGCCAGCAGGTCACGATGTGTATCGGCGGCATCACTCATCGTTGGCATCCGGACTCTCGCAGATCTGCTCGGAACTCCCTACACGTTCGACGAGATCTTACGACCCGCCTGTGACAGTCACTGGCTCATGCGCCGGTTCGAGCAGGCCGCCGTCGGGAGCCGGCGGTTCCGCGGCGACGACTGTTCCGGCGGGCGTAGAGTCCGGGGGCGTGATGGCGGCTGAGGTGTCGGCGGGGCACTCGGGCCCGCCTGCCGTGGGTCCGGTTCCGGCCGGCGTGCCGGATGAGGGTGGCCCCACGCCGGTGTTGCTGGACGGTTCGGCTGAGGGTCGGTTGCTGCCGCGTCTGATCGATCGGCTCCGGGACCCGGATCTCGACCGCATCGACATGGCGGTCTCCTTCGTCATGAAGAGCGGCCTGGCCCGCATCCTCGGCCCCTTGGAGGACGCGCTGGACCGGGCCGCCCGCGTCCGCGTTCTCACGACGGACTACCTGGCGATCACCGACCCGGACGCGCTGACGCAGCTGGCGGACCTGGCCTCCGGCGGCGACCGGCGACTGGAGGTGCGCCTGTTCAGCGGTGGATCGGTCGCGTTCCACCCGAAGGCCTACATCTTCTGGTCCAGCGCCGGCGAGGCCGCCGCCGGCTACGTGGGCAGTTCGAACCTCAGCGCCTCCGGCATCGACGGGGGAGTGGAATGGAACCTGGGCACCGATCGGGTGGAACAACTCGTGACGGGGTTCGAGTCGCTGTGGGCCGACGCGCGTTCGAAGCTGCTCGATGCGGCCTCCCTCCGCGGCTACCGCGAGACGTGGCGCGAGAGTTCACGCACCGCCGCCGCCTCGCCTCCGGACCCGAGCTCCGGACTGGCTGACACGCCGACGCCTGGTCCAGTCGCGGGAGCAGCGCCGCAGCCAGTTGCGGTCGCCGAGGAGGTCCGTCGCCTGGTCGGCGTGCCCGACGAGCCGCCGCTGCAGCCGGTGGCCCCCAGGCCGATCCAGTCTGAGGCGCTGACCGCGCTGGAGCGAACCAGAGCGGACGGCTTCGACCGGGCGTTCGTCGTCATGGCTACGGGCCTGGGCAAGACTTGGCTGGCGGCCTTCGACAGTGCTCGGCCGACGTTCCGGCGCGTGCTGTTCGTGGCGCACCGGGCGGAGATACTCCGCCAGAGCCGGGACGTGTTCCGCCTGGTGCGGCCGGGCGCCGATCTGGGCCTCTTCATGGGCGACGAGAGGGTGCCCGACGCCGAGATCGTCTTCGCGAGCGTGCAGACCCTGGCGCAGGACCGGCACCTGAGCCGGTTCGATCCCGCCGGGTTCGATTACGTCGTGATCGACGAGTTCCACCACGCGGCGGCACCCACCTACAGACGGGTGCTGCGCCACTTCCGGCCGGAGTTCCTGCTGGGCCTGACGGCGACGCCCGACCGGCGCGACGGGGCCGACCTCCTTGCACTGTGCGGCGACAACGTCGTGTTCGATTGCGGTCTGGCCGAGGGCATCCGTCGCGGCGAACTCTCGCCGTTCCACTACTGGGGGATCGCCGACGTCACCGATTACGCCCCGATCCCCTGGCGCAGCGGCCGCTTCGACCCGGACACGCTGGCGACAGCCATCGAGACCAGCGGACGTGCCGCCAAGGCGCTCAGCGAATGGCGAGAGAAGGGAGGGGGGCCGACGCTGGCGTTCTGCTCGTCGATCTCGCACGCCCGGTTCATGCAGGAGTTCTTCGCCGCGGAGGGTGTGCGTTCGGCGGCCGTGTACAGCCGCGAAGACTCCGACCCCCGACACGGATCGGTCGCTGAGCTGCAATCGGGAGCGATAGAGGTGCTGTTCGCAGTGGACGTGTTCAACGAGGGCGTCGACATCCCCGAGGTGCAGACGGTCCTGATGCTGCGCCCGACCGACTCGCCGGTCGTGTTCCTGCAGCAACTGGGGCGGGGGCTGCGCAGGACGGAGAGGAACGCGGCTCTGCGCGTGGTCGACTTCGTGGGCAACCACCACAGCTTCCTCAGCAGGCCGCGCACGCTCCTGTCGTTGGGGATCCGCACTCCCAGCGACGCCGAGGTCCTCGAGTCGCTCCAGAGCGGCGACTTCGAGTTGCCACCGGGATGCTCGGTGGACTTCGACTTGGAGGCGATCGAGATCCTGAGCCGCTTGGCGTCGCCCTCGATGAGCGAAGCTGAGCGACTCGGGGAGTTCTGCCGGAACTACGCGTCGGAGAACGGCGTGCGACCCACCGCGGCGCAGGCGTTCTCATCGGTCGGCGTCCGGACGTCGGCCAAGCCGGTGAGGGATGCCGGTGGCTGGCACCGCTACCTGGGCGGCCTCGGGTTGCTGCCGCCGGACGAGCAAGCAATGGTCGGGGCAGCGTCGTCGTGGCGATTCTCCCCGCTGAGAACGTCTGGGTTACTGCCGTTGGACGAACAAGCAGTGGTGACGCTGGGGGATGTGCTCCGGGGCTTGGAGCGCGAGCCGCTCACGAAGGCCTACAAGCTTGTGACCCTCGCCGCGCTGGTGGAGCTCGACTCCCTCCACCGGGGCGCGCTGGCAGGTGATGTGGCGAGGGTGGCCCGCGAGCTGACAAGGCGCGATCCGCGCCTCCGGGCCGACACCGAGCAAACCCGTCAGGTGTCCGATCTCGACGCCGTGAGCGATCGGGCGTGGTTGGCTTTCTGGAGGAAGAACCCCCTGACCTATCTGAGCGACAAACCTCACAGCCTGTTCGAACTATCCGCCGACCGTCTCGACCCCCGGTTCTCGGTACCGGCTGAGCATGTCGCCACGTTCGCCAGCATGGTCGCCGAGATCCTGGAGTGGCGCCTGCAGGTCTACCTGCGTGATCGTGGCGCGGTGGACGAGATGGTGCTGCGAGTAGGCCTCCACGACGGCGAGCCAGTCATCCTGCTGGACCGGACTCGGCATCCACACCTCCCCACCGGCAGCACGAAGTTCAGAGCCGACGGCCGGACGTTCACCGGTACTTTCGGTGCCGACAGATTGCGGTTCGCCGCCTCTCCCGGCCAAACCGGCAACGCCCTGACTCAACTGCTCTTCCACTGGTTCGGCCCTACCGCCGGACGGTTCGGCTACACGGCCGAAGTGGTGTTGACCCGCACCGGCCAAGCCTGGGAGGTGCGGCCTCGGGAACAGCCGGAGGCCATGAGCACCGCAGGGCGGCACGCTGCGCGCCCGGTGTCGTAGCCCTGAGCCGAGACACGTCCCCATCTCGATGCCCATCGGATCCATCGATGCGACGTCGACGGTCGAACGGTCCTGGCGGTCGGTGTCCGGCGGCGGGAGGGCGGCTTGGCGCAGTACGCCACACTGCTGGCGTGTCCGAACGCTGGAGCCTTCTCCTGGCTCGGCCGTGCCACGATTGGCTCCTAGGTGTGACAACCGGGGAGGTTGTCCCTGGGTTGAGGGGGTCGGGGGTCCCCGTTGGGGTGAGCCCCCCGGGCGATGCTGTGGGCAAGTGACTGCTCAAAGCTCGCAGGGAGGGCTCGTGGCACAGATCAGGCGGCACCGCGACGCCAAGCTGGCGGCGGCGGCGCGGCGGGCGGTGGCCGGGTTGATGATCGAGGGGGGCTGGAGCGTCGCGGCGGCCGCCGAGCGGTTCCAGGTGGGCGCCAAGACGGCGCGCAAGTGGCGGGGCCGCTACCTCGCCGAGGGCGGGGCGGGGCTCCTGGATCGCTCCAGCCGCCCGCACGGCTCGCCGGCGCGCACACCCCCGGAGGTGCGCGCCGGGGTCATCGAGCTGCGCGCCCAGCGCCGCCGCGGCGCCGCCTGGATCGCCTCTGAGGTCGCCCTGGCGCCATCGACGGTGCAGGACATCCTCAACGAGGTGGGCCTGGGGCACCTCGATCGGGGCGACCGCGCCACCGCCGGGGCGCAGCGTTATGTGCGCGAAACCCCTGGTGAGCTGATCCACACGGCACCGAGAGCGTAGGAACGGCATCTGGCCGGCTTCGCCGATGATGAGCAACCGCTCGGCGGCGAGGCGCCGCGGGTCCGCTCTGCCAGCACCCAAATCGTCCGGCACGCCTACCGGCATTGGTGCCGACGGTGGTGATTCGTCACCGAACCCGCATCCGCGGACGCTCACCCCCGCCGCCTGCGCAACCGCCTACAACCCCATCTGACCAGGGCGATTCAACGGCTCCGCCAGGCGAACAGGGTCTCATCGAGCCCCACGCCGAAGGAGGCCCCCTCCCGCGAATCGGAGCACTGAGACCCCATTCTGGAGGCCCCCGTCCCACCACTCGCGGACCCACGGCCCACCCCGCTGCGGACCCGCTCCCCGCTCAATCCGAAGAGGTGGCATATTCGGCCTGCGGCGGCCGTTAGAGTCCAGGCGTGGTCATCCGAGTCATCGCCCGTCTGCTCTACGGGGTTCGGCGCTGCAGGCAGTTCTGGATGCGGTGGACCATGTACTTCGCCCGTCGGGCGTTGCAAAACGATCTCGGCCGGACGTTGACCTTCGTGGTAGGGGCTTTGACGATGGCCGCCGCTTTCCGCTGGCTTGACGACTCACCTTCGTTCGCCACCGCGACCGGGATCGGAGGTGCCCTCGTCGGGGTAAGCGGCATGGCCCGCTGGTTGAGGAGGGTTAAGTTCCCAGGGGCCGAGCTGGATATGGTCAAGTCGTCTGATCGGGCCGAGCAGTATCGGGAGATGGCTGGCCAGCGGGATGCGGGAGTTCTGTCGATCACCGAGGCGGAGCAGACGGACACGACCCGACAGCTTGTTGCCGAGAAGGCCGCTCAGGCTCTGTTTGAAGATGCTGCCGAGGACTATTTCGAGGGCTGTCAGTTCCGGTTCTTCATGTATAGCGATCGCCAGCAAAAGTTGATCGCGGTCTTGCGGCCCGATGCAGTCCAGGCAGAGCAGCGGGGGTGGAGGCCAGGGGAGGGTGTCACCGGAGTGGCCTATCAGAGCGGCATCTACCAGATCGCTCAGGGCGACAAGACCCACGACGGCACATTTGGCCTCGATTCGGAGCGCCAAGAGCGGTATCGGCACCTAACCGAGGTGGCAGCGATGCCAGTGGTGAACGCCAACGATCGCCTGATAGGCGTCTTGTCGGTCTCGCACTCCCAGGATCGGGTTATTCTGGGAACTGATGAGGGTTACCGGAAGCACGCGGCCATCGCCAGCTCGATGGCTCGAATCGTCGTCGACCTGCTTGGATGGCGTACCGATGAGCCCCCGGCCACGTCATCATGATATCCTGCATGATACTAGCGGACTGACGGAAAGGCCAACACAATGAGTGACATCAAGCGGATCACGGAGTCCT includes:
- a CDS encoding ComF family protein gives rise to the protein MQSIQHPCPICSQEIDQGSCFNNLCTGKAGRPHLERIEAIALHTDPLDRVIRRFKYEKKRGWALIFARLLIGHLNNSWRPNDVDLIIANPGHPGREHNAEVIQIAALQDFHDRWPFDDPDSPTLVKEEETVQSAGQMFDVKRRAATEHASALRLQHPERITGSRVILYDDICTTGLQLNGVARRLHEEWGAVSVVGVVLARQPWGY
- the dprA gene encoding DNA-processing protein DprA; the protein is MSDAADTHRDLLALCSLTDGGDRCDWGVIARQAHRERTLDALKEGKVIESSERAHRTYWLITTASPVRWASAYDRADAELEAASAHGARMTTVLDDDYPTNLRFIHNLPPFLFYRGVLDPHLDAQSIAVVGTRNATAEGLNRARAMARKLAEHGVSIVSGLARGIDTAAHRAALDAGGRTIAVFGTGINMVYPAENAELVEEIVDTGGVVVSQFFPTAKPSAWSFPKRNEVTSGISQGTVVIEASQKSGARMQARLAYEHGKQVFLVKSLATSQEWAKKMLDRGRATPVGHFDDLARELVDADQLLRASKELHLEPFAL
- a CDS encoding GAF domain-containing protein — translated: MVIRVIARLLYGVRRCRQFWMRWTMYFARRALQNDLGRTLTFVVGALTMAAAFRWLDDSPSFATATGIGGALVGVSGMARWLRRVKFPGAELDMVKSSDRAEQYREMAGQRDAGVLSITEAEQTDTTRQLVAEKAAQALFEDAAEDYFEGCQFRFFMYSDRQQKLIAVLRPDAVQAEQRGWRPGEGVTGVAYQSGIYQIAQGDKTHDGTFGLDSERQERYRHLTEVAAMPVVNANDRLIGVLSVSHSQDRVILGTDEGYRKHAAIASSMARIVVDLLGWRTDEPPATSS
- a CDS encoding DEAD/DEAH box helicase family protein, whose product is MAAEVSAGHSGPPAVGPVPAGVPDEGGPTPVLLDGSAEGRLLPRLIDRLRDPDLDRIDMAVSFVMKSGLARILGPLEDALDRAARVRVLTTDYLAITDPDALTQLADLASGGDRRLEVRLFSGGSVAFHPKAYIFWSSAGEAAAGYVGSSNLSASGIDGGVEWNLGTDRVEQLVTGFESLWADARSKLLDAASLRGYRETWRESSRTAAASPPDPSSGLADTPTPGPVAGAAPQPVAVAEEVRRLVGVPDEPPLQPVAPRPIQSEALTALERTRADGFDRAFVVMATGLGKTWLAAFDSARPTFRRVLFVAHRAEILRQSRDVFRLVRPGADLGLFMGDERVPDAEIVFASVQTLAQDRHLSRFDPAGFDYVVIDEFHHAAAPTYRRVLRHFRPEFLLGLTATPDRRDGADLLALCGDNVVFDCGLAEGIRRGELSPFHYWGIADVTDYAPIPWRSGRFDPDTLATAIETSGRAAKALSEWREKGGGPTLAFCSSISHARFMQEFFAAEGVRSAAVYSREDSDPRHGSVAELQSGAIEVLFAVDVFNEGVDIPEVQTVLMLRPTDSPVVFLQQLGRGLRRTERNAALRVVDFVGNHHSFLSRPRTLLSLGIRTPSDAEVLESLQSGDFELPPGCSVDFDLEAIEILSRLASPSMSEAERLGEFCRNYASENGVRPTAAQAFSSVGVRTSAKPVRDAGGWHRYLGGLGLLPPDEQAMVGAASSWRFSPLRTSGLLPLDEQAVVTLGDVLRGLEREPLTKAYKLVTLAALVELDSLHRGALAGDVARVARELTRRDPRLRADTEQTRQVSDLDAVSDRAWLAFWRKNPLTYLSDKPHSLFELSADRLDPRFSVPAEHVATFASMVAEILEWRLQVYLRDRGAVDEMVLRVGLHDGEPVILLDRTRHPHLPTGSTKFRADGRTFTGTFGADRLRFAASPGQTGNALTQLLFHWFGPTAGRFGYTAEVVLTRTGQAWEVRPREQPEAMSTAGRHAARPVS
- a CDS encoding leucine zipper domain-containing protein, whose product is MAQIRRHRDAKLAAAARRAVAGLMIEGGWSVAAAAERFQVGAKTARKWRGRYLAEGGAGLLDRSSRPHGSPARTPPEVRAGVIELRAQRRRGAAWIASEVALAPSTVQDILNEVGLGHLDRGDRATAGAQRYVRETPGELIHTAPRA